The Pseudomonas fluorescens genome includes a window with the following:
- a CDS encoding cache domain-containing protein — MGFFHRMAWLGAMLVLGLAPVHAATPDDGQAARSLLEKALAYYHDNGDKAFAAFSRQGEFVDKDRYVFVVDTQGVMLASGGPSSALIGRDVSEVLGPDLRKAFKDALKTPEASGIQQAEYRWQNWSDGKVERKHVYFQRIGERILAVGYYLPRASAEQARALLDKASSDLLKNEKATLTAVNSLKGGYLQDDLYVFVVDLNTRRYVGHGTNLRLINTDFAKVKDPDGKPVGEPILAMIGKQDVGEYEYRWKNPVTGKVEDKHAYLKKVGHFLVAVGYYSP, encoded by the coding sequence ATGGGTTTTTTTCACAGGATGGCCTGGCTGGGCGCAATGCTTGTGCTGGGGCTGGCACCGGTTCATGCAGCGACGCCGGATGACGGCCAGGCGGCCCGCTCGCTGCTGGAAAAGGCCTTGGCTTACTACCACGACAACGGCGACAAAGCCTTTGCCGCCTTCAGTCGCCAGGGGGAATTCGTCGACAAGGATCGCTACGTATTCGTGGTGGATACCCAGGGTGTGATGCTCGCCAGCGGCGGGCCTTCCTCGGCGCTGATCGGGCGAGACGTGTCTGAAGTGCTGGGCCCGGACCTGCGCAAAGCCTTCAAGGACGCCTTGAAGACTCCCGAGGCCAGTGGCATCCAGCAAGCCGAGTACCGTTGGCAGAACTGGTCGGACGGCAAGGTCGAGCGCAAGCATGTGTATTTCCAGCGTATCGGCGAACGGATTCTGGCTGTCGGCTACTACCTGCCCCGGGCTTCCGCCGAACAGGCCAGGGCGTTGCTGGACAAGGCTTCGAGCGACCTGTTGAAAAATGAGAAGGCCACGCTGACGGCGGTTAACTCCCTCAAGGGTGGTTATCTGCAGGATGACTTGTACGTCTTTGTCGTCGACCTCAATACCCGGCGCTATGTCGGTCACGGCACCAACCTGCGGTTGATCAATACCGACTTCGCCAAGGTCAAGGACCCCGATGGCAAGCCGGTGGGCGAGCCGATCCTGGCCATGATCGGCAAGCAGGACGTGGGGGAGTATGAGTATCGGTGGAAGAACCCGGTGACCGGCAAGGTCGAGGACAAGCACGCGTACCTGAAGAAGGTCGGGCATTTCCTGGTGGCGGTGGGATATTACAGTCCTTGA
- a CDS encoding NAD-dependent epimerase/dehydratase family protein, giving the protein MKILVTGASGFIGGRFARFALEQGLDVRVNGRRAESVEHLVRRGAQFVQGDLSDPLLARDLCLDVEAVVHCAGSVGLWGRYQDFHQGNVQVTENVVEACLKQKVRRLVHLSSPSIYFDGRDHLGLTEEQVPKRFKHPYAATKYLAEQKVFGAQEFGLEVLALRPRFVTGAGDMSIFPRLLKMQRKGRLAIVGNGLNKVDFTSVQNLNEALLSSLLATDSALGKAYNISNGAPVPLWDVVNYVMRQMEVPQVRRYRSYGLAYSVAALNEGFCKLWPGRPEPTLSRLGMQVMNKNFTLDISRARHYLDYDPQVSLWTALDEFCAWWKVQQPV; this is encoded by the coding sequence ATGAAAATTCTGGTCACCGGCGCGAGCGGCTTCATTGGCGGACGCTTCGCGCGTTTCGCCCTGGAGCAAGGCCTGGATGTACGGGTCAATGGTCGCCGGGCCGAGAGCGTGGAACACCTGGTGCGTCGCGGTGCACAGTTTGTCCAAGGGGATCTGAGCGACCCGCTGCTGGCCCGGGATTTGTGCCTGGATGTCGAAGCCGTCGTGCATTGCGCCGGTTCCGTGGGACTTTGGGGCCGCTACCAGGATTTCCACCAGGGCAATGTCCAGGTCACGGAAAATGTCGTCGAGGCCTGCCTCAAGCAAAAGGTTCGCCGGCTGGTTCATCTGTCCTCGCCGTCCATCTACTTCGACGGTCGTGACCACCTCGGGTTGACCGAAGAACAGGTGCCCAAGCGCTTCAAGCACCCTTACGCGGCCACCAAGTACCTGGCCGAGCAGAAAGTCTTCGGCGCCCAGGAGTTCGGCCTGGAAGTGTTGGCCCTGCGCCCGCGTTTCGTGACCGGTGCCGGTGACATGAGCATTTTTCCGCGGCTGTTGAAAATGCAGCGCAAGGGGCGCCTGGCGATTGTCGGCAACGGGCTGAACAAAGTGGATTTCACCAGCGTGCAAAACCTCAACGAAGCGCTGCTCAGCAGCCTGCTGGCTACCGATTCAGCATTGGGCAAGGCCTATAACATCAGCAATGGGGCACCGGTTCCACTGTGGGATGTGGTCAATTATGTGATGCGCCAGATGGAAGTCCCGCAGGTCCGGCGTTATCGTTCCTACGGCTTGGCTTATAGTGTTGCGGCCCTGAATGAAGGTTTCTGCAAATTGTGGCCGGGCCGCCCCGAACCGACGCTGTCGCGCCTGGGCATGCAGGTCATGAACAAAAATTTCACCCTGGACATCAGCCGGGCCCGGCATTATCTCGATTATGATCCGCAGGTCAGCCTGTGGACCGCCCTCGATGAATTTTGTGCCTGGTGGAAGGTACAGCAGCCGGTATGA